A genome region from Frankineae bacterium MT45 includes the following:
- a CDS encoding LuxR family transcriptional regulator, maltose regulon positive regulatory protein: MTALEKVRGVGADVRVDQLAVLPRALPTGPHRSEFGPADSTPRKFTVPAVAGQSIVRERLVAQLTTVESSIATLIAPPGDGKTMLLAAWAARQGRRIAWLSLDETDNDASVLLADIAATIDGALEQGGALTRRMGSVMSGLPSAQLRALLRAVEATQVPFALVLDDVHLLRDGIASDILAMLAVQLPLNAQLVIAGRQLPPIPLARLRVAGRLIEIGVPELAMNDTEAWQLLKNAGVEVSAELAGVLNDWAEGWPAGLFLAALALRRRAARTSADHVLRAADQLVAEYMREEVLAVLRPAEVQFLIRTAILDSPSPSLCDAVVGRSDSAAVLAAFAASNRFVLASDGSTDAARASYRYHALFRQALLAELNGTEPELVPQLHLQAALWLRNHGRVEEAIEHAQAAGATALAGELVCGLVLPYLAGGRVHAARRLLEGFDEAAVEEYPPLAIFTAVTLAFVGDPAASSWLQRAEQAKFDADMPGGAASFSSMISFARALLAPNGVEQMAADSTDCLMLESVSSPWYTAALVVRAVALQLAARPALARDGFEQAIEGAGAGQAPWTSLAHAELGLMATEAGEWEEAAEHIAVARAIAHSAQLGDDASQILTFALVAELGMHAGDPRRSREALAHAHLLQSDSTFTLPWLGIQARIVMARVHQALGDLAGARTTVKDAQEIQRRRPDLGNLNQRLGGIDGELRARTGDTIAGTMTLSTAELRVLAYLPTHLTFREISQRLFVSPNTVKSQAISIYRKLGVSSRSEALRVAAECGLLEA; this comes from the coding sequence GTGACAGCGCTCGAGAAGGTTAGGGGCGTCGGTGCCGACGTCCGCGTCGACCAGCTTGCTGTCCTGCCCCGCGCGCTCCCGACCGGGCCGCATCGCAGTGAATTCGGGCCCGCGGACTCGACGCCGAGGAAGTTCACTGTGCCGGCAGTTGCTGGGCAGAGCATCGTGCGGGAGCGACTGGTCGCTCAGTTGACCACCGTCGAGTCCTCGATTGCCACCCTTATTGCGCCGCCGGGTGATGGAAAGACGATGCTGCTGGCGGCGTGGGCGGCGCGGCAGGGACGCCGGATCGCGTGGCTCTCCCTCGACGAAACCGACAATGACGCCTCCGTCCTGCTGGCCGACATCGCGGCCACCATCGACGGCGCCCTGGAGCAGGGCGGGGCACTCACCCGGCGAATGGGGTCGGTGATGTCGGGCCTGCCGTCGGCGCAGTTGCGCGCCCTGCTCCGAGCGGTCGAGGCGACGCAGGTGCCATTTGCGCTGGTATTGGACGACGTGCACCTGCTCCGCGACGGGATCGCCTCCGACATCCTGGCCATGCTGGCCGTACAGCTTCCGCTCAATGCCCAGTTGGTGATCGCCGGCCGCCAGCTGCCGCCGATCCCGCTGGCCCGGCTGAGAGTGGCCGGGCGGCTGATCGAGATCGGCGTGCCGGAGCTGGCGATGAACGACACCGAGGCCTGGCAGTTGCTGAAGAATGCCGGCGTCGAGGTCAGTGCTGAGCTCGCCGGTGTCCTCAACGACTGGGCCGAGGGGTGGCCGGCTGGACTCTTCCTGGCCGCGCTCGCCCTGCGACGTCGGGCTGCCCGCACCTCGGCTGACCATGTGCTGCGCGCCGCTGATCAGTTGGTCGCCGAGTACATGCGCGAGGAGGTGCTTGCCGTTCTCCGGCCGGCCGAAGTCCAGTTCCTGATTCGTACCGCGATTCTGGACTCGCCCTCGCCCTCACTCTGCGATGCCGTCGTCGGCCGCTCAGACAGCGCCGCCGTGCTGGCCGCCTTCGCGGCGAGCAACCGCTTCGTCCTGGCCAGCGATGGGTCGACGGATGCGGCGAGGGCGTCGTACCGCTACCACGCCCTCTTCCGGCAGGCGCTGCTCGCCGAACTGAACGGCACCGAGCCGGAGCTGGTCCCGCAGCTGCATCTGCAGGCGGCGCTGTGGTTGCGTAACCACGGCCGAGTGGAGGAGGCGATCGAGCATGCTCAGGCGGCCGGTGCCACCGCGCTGGCCGGCGAGCTCGTCTGCGGCCTGGTCCTTCCCTATCTGGCCGGGGGTCGGGTCCATGCGGCGCGGCGGCTGCTCGAGGGGTTCGATGAGGCCGCAGTCGAGGAGTACCCACCGCTGGCGATCTTCACTGCGGTAACCCTGGCTTTTGTTGGTGATCCGGCTGCGAGTAGCTGGCTGCAGCGGGCTGAGCAGGCGAAGTTCGATGCCGACATGCCTGGCGGGGCCGCATCATTTTCGTCGATGATCTCCTTTGCTCGGGCCCTGCTGGCCCCGAACGGTGTCGAGCAGATGGCGGCCGACTCCACCGACTGCCTGATGCTGGAGTCGGTGAGCAGTCCCTGGTACACCGCGGCCCTGGTCGTGCGAGCGGTGGCGCTACAGCTGGCCGCCCGTCCGGCGCTGGCCCGGGACGGGTTCGAGCAGGCCATCGAGGGCGCTGGCGCGGGGCAGGCACCCTGGACCAGCCTGGCCCATGCCGAGCTGGGGCTGATGGCCACCGAGGCGGGGGAGTGGGAGGAGGCGGCCGAACACATCGCCGTCGCCCGGGCGATCGCTCACTCCGCCCAGCTCGGCGACGACGCCAGCCAGATTCTGACCTTTGCATTGGTTGCGGAGTTGGGGATGCATGCCGGTGATCCCCGGCGCTCCCGGGAGGCGCTGGCCCACGCCCACCTACTGCAGTCCGACTCCACTTTTACCCTGCCCTGGCTCGGTATTCAGGCTCGCATTGTGATGGCCCGCGTCCACCAGGCACTGGGCGATCTCGCCGGCGCCCGGACGACGGTCAAGGACGCGCAGGAGATTCAGCGACGGCGCCCGGACCTGGGCAACCTCAATCAGCGGCTGGGCGGGATCGACGGCGAGCTGCGGGCCCGCACCGGCGACACCATCGCCGGCACGATGACGCTCTCCACCGCGGAGCTGCGGGTGCTGGCGTACCTGCCGACTCACCTGACTTTCCGTGAGATCTCGCAGCGTCTCTTCGTGTCACCCAATACCGTCAAAAGTCAGGCCATCTCGATCTATCGCAAGCTAGGGGTATCCAGCCGGTCGGAGGCGCTTCGGGTCGCCGCCGAATGCGGGCTGTTGGAGGCGTGA
- a CDS encoding Ion channel, with product MASDGLRPRLRRILVELYDPGRYGLVLLLILLTYALSVSLSQNWAASVVLAVQIATVWLILHTSQARRGLQLFADVALIVAVVAAIVGLFLQRDTGQKYLPAISGLLYLVAPFSIARHLIRRQVIDRETVLGSLATYLLIGMCFAFVYRTVGASQTVPFFGDQGHGTFPEDLFFSFTTLTTTGYGNLVPAGNPGQTLAVAEMLIGQLFLVTAVAKIINSFRPLHRSQESPTVSDEQR from the coding sequence ATGGCTAGTGATGGCCTGCGGCCACGGCTGCGCCGAATCCTCGTCGAGCTGTACGACCCGGGGCGATACGGGCTTGTTCTACTGCTCATTCTGCTCACCTACGCCCTCTCGGTCTCGCTCTCACAGAACTGGGCCGCCTCCGTGGTGCTGGCGGTCCAGATCGCCACGGTATGGCTGATCCTGCATACCTCGCAGGCCCGCCGCGGTCTCCAACTATTCGCGGATGTCGCGCTGATCGTCGCCGTCGTCGCCGCCATCGTCGGGTTGTTCCTGCAGCGCGACACCGGGCAGAAGTACCTACCCGCGATCAGTGGGCTGCTCTATCTGGTGGCGCCCTTCTCGATCGCCCGGCACCTGATCCGGCGCCAGGTCATCGACCGCGAGACGGTCCTCGGTTCACTGGCGACGTACCTGCTCATCGGCATGTGTTTCGCCTTCGTTTACCGGACAGTCGGGGCCAGTCAGACCGTTCCGTTCTTCGGCGACCAGGGGCATGGGACCTTTCCTGAGGATCTCTTCTTCTCCTTCACCACGCTCACCACCACCGGTTACGGCAACCTCGTGCCCGCGGGCAACCCGGGGCAGACGCTGGCCGTCGCCGAGATGCTCATCGGTCAGCTCTTCCTGGTCACCGCGGTGGCCAAGATCATCAACTCCTTCCGCCCACTGCATCGATCCCAGGAGAGCCCGACGGTGTCCGATGAACAACGCTGA
- a CDS encoding Carboxymuconolactone decarboxylase family protein has protein sequence MLVRLAVNDDALIASALNSNDANLDLSSLDPRTHALVRIAALLALNSATASYSSAVAVALANGATEEEVVGVLIAIAPLIGVSRVVADASALALAVGFDVDDALEQD, from the coding sequence ATGCTCGTCCGTTTGGCCGTGAATGACGACGCGTTGATCGCGTCTGCGCTCAACTCCAACGACGCCAACCTCGACCTTTCGTCGCTCGATCCGCGCACCCACGCGCTGGTCCGCATCGCTGCCCTCCTTGCCCTCAACTCGGCCACCGCGTCCTACTCCTCAGCGGTGGCCGTGGCCCTGGCCAACGGCGCGACCGAGGAGGAGGTGGTCGGGGTCCTCATCGCGATCGCCCCCCTGATCGGCGTCTCCCGGGTGGTCGCTGACGCCTCGGCGCTGGCCCTGGCCGTCGGCTTCGACGTCGACGACGCCCTGGAGCAGGACTGA
- a CDS encoding Major Facilitator Superfamily protein: MNNADPAPTTPVEAPMNMRLAVLLAAAMFVLVVDTSFMNVSISAVVRDLDTTASGLQSAIALEALVSAAFILINSKVGDLIGRKRAYVIGLVAYAIGATAMTLTQSLGPVIFFWAIIGGLGASLLLPAMQSLIHGNFTGEAQKKTYALVGASAAIAAAIGPLLGGFVTTYLSWRVGFGLEVVVIVVVLAQIHLVKDVAYTGPRHVDLIGAALSVVGMGGIVLAILVWQEGGGYVGLIMAVGAVSLGGFAYWLVIRQRQGKPTLLDPALFKHIGFRIGVTQQMLQQITLGGAMIALPLFLQMTLEYNAMQAGLALAPLSLSMFGLALLAGRRAGTRRPANIVLTGFAMCAIGIIVIIPLVPRVHSGWWLAIPLVITGSGLGLLVSQLNHFTLAPIDEERVSEAAGVNSAAGSFGLSFGLAVAGGLMLWTLSLSFAHLAESNPAIPPAQQQQIATTLEHDAQVMSNTQLKGQIADQPAEVQDAVLSTNTDARNRSLQFALLVPAAASLLGLGNSFRMRRLPDPEPSAALDGLDLA, encoded by the coding sequence ATGAACAACGCTGACCCTGCCCCGACGACCCCGGTCGAGGCGCCGATGAACATGCGATTGGCCGTGCTCCTCGCCGCCGCGATGTTCGTCCTCGTCGTCGACACCTCGTTCATGAACGTCTCGATCTCCGCGGTGGTGCGGGACCTGGACACCACGGCGAGCGGGCTGCAGTCGGCGATCGCGCTGGAGGCCCTGGTCTCGGCCGCCTTCATCCTGATCAATTCGAAGGTCGGCGACCTGATCGGGCGCAAACGGGCCTACGTTATCGGGCTGGTCGCCTACGCCATCGGCGCGACGGCGATGACCCTGACGCAGAGTCTGGGTCCGGTCATCTTCTTCTGGGCGATCATCGGCGGTCTGGGAGCATCGCTGCTGCTGCCGGCCATGCAGTCGCTCATCCACGGGAACTTCACCGGCGAGGCGCAGAAGAAGACCTACGCGCTGGTCGGCGCGTCCGCCGCGATCGCCGCCGCCATCGGGCCGCTGCTCGGCGGGTTCGTCACCACCTACCTCTCCTGGCGAGTGGGCTTCGGACTGGAGGTGGTCGTCATCGTGGTGGTTCTGGCCCAGATCCACCTCGTCAAGGACGTCGCCTACACCGGTCCGCGTCACGTCGACCTGATCGGTGCGGCCCTCTCGGTCGTCGGTATGGGCGGCATCGTGCTGGCGATCCTGGTGTGGCAGGAGGGCGGCGGCTACGTCGGGCTCATCATGGCGGTCGGTGCCGTCAGCCTGGGCGGGTTCGCATACTGGCTCGTCATCCGGCAGCGCCAGGGCAAGCCGACGCTGCTGGACCCGGCGCTCTTCAAGCACATCGGGTTCCGCATCGGCGTCACGCAGCAGATGCTGCAGCAGATCACCCTCGGCGGGGCCATGATCGCGCTGCCGCTCTTCCTACAGATGACCTTGGAATACAACGCAATGCAGGCCGGCCTGGCCCTGGCCCCGCTCTCCTTGTCGATGTTCGGGCTGGCCCTGTTGGCCGGCCGCCGGGCCGGCACGCGACGGCCGGCCAACATCGTGCTCACCGGTTTCGCGATGTGCGCCATCGGCATCATCGTCATCATCCCGCTGGTTCCCCGGGTCCACTCCGGGTGGTGGTTGGCCATTCCGCTGGTGATCACCGGCTCGGGGCTGGGCCTGCTCGTCTCGCAGCTCAATCACTTCACCCTCGCGCCGATCGACGAGGAGCGCGTCAGCGAGGCCGCCGGCGTGAACTCCGCGGCCGGATCGTTCGGGCTCTCCTTCGGGCTCGCCGTCGCCGGTGGCCTGATGCTCTGGACTCTGTCGCTCAGCTTCGCCCACCTGGCCGAGTCGAATCCGGCTATCCCGCCGGCCCAGCAGCAGCAGATTGCGACCACCCTCGAGCACGACGCCCAGGTCATGAGCAATACCCAACTGAAGGGTCAGATCGCAGACCAGCCGGCCGAGGTTCAGGACGCGGTCCTCTCGACGAACACCGACGCCCGCAACCGATCGCTGCAGTTCGCCCTCCTGGTCCCGGCGGCGGCGAGCCTGCTCGGCCTCGGCAACTCCTTCCGGATGCGCCGCCTCCCGGACCCCGAGCCGTCGGCTGCGCTGGACGGGCTGGATCTGGCATGA
- a CDS encoding Xaa-Pro aminopeptidase gives MQEFTTADFRQRMQRAVEEAARAGLTGLLVTPGPDLVYFTGYQPTAITERITMLVLSQERDPALIVPVLERPDAEGAVGVAATTISDWSDGSDPYAATMQLLEPSGRYAISDSAWAMHLLGLQSHLPQSSYTSMTETLPMLRAIKDEDELARLASAGAAADAAYSEIVDVTFAGRSERDVGNDLADLLRKYGHSQVDFTVVGSGPNGANPHHEMSERIIQPGDMVVLDFGGLKDGYGSDTTRTVHVGEPTDLERSVFEIVREAQQAGFEAVRPGVGCQEIDRAARKVITDAGYGEYFIHRTGHGIGLTTHEPPYMVEGEERETQPGMCFSIEPGIYLPGRFGVRIEDIVTVTETGGRRLNNTSHELHIVS, from the coding sequence ATGCAGGAGTTCACCACAGCTGACTTCCGTCAGCGGATGCAGCGGGCCGTCGAAGAGGCTGCCCGGGCCGGGCTGACCGGGCTCCTGGTAACCCCGGGCCCGGATCTGGTGTATTTCACGGGGTATCAGCCCACGGCCATCACCGAACGCATCACGATGCTCGTCCTCTCCCAGGAGCGTGACCCCGCCCTGATCGTCCCGGTCCTGGAGCGTCCCGACGCTGAAGGGGCAGTCGGGGTGGCCGCCACCACGATCAGCGACTGGAGCGACGGCAGCGACCCGTACGCCGCGACGATGCAACTCCTCGAACCGTCCGGGCGCTATGCCATCTCCGACAGCGCGTGGGCGATGCACCTCCTCGGCCTGCAGTCGCACCTGCCGCAGTCCAGCTACACCTCGATGACCGAGACGCTGCCGATGCTCCGCGCGATCAAGGACGAGGATGAGTTGGCCCGCCTGGCCTCGGCCGGCGCCGCGGCCGACGCCGCCTACTCCGAGATCGTGGACGTCACCTTCGCCGGGCGTAGCGAGCGGGACGTCGGCAATGACCTGGCCGATCTGCTGCGAAAGTATGGGCATTCGCAGGTCGACTTCACCGTTGTCGGCTCCGGCCCGAACGGTGCGAACCCGCACCACGAGATGAGCGAACGGATCATCCAGCCCGGCGACATGGTGGTGCTGGACTTCGGTGGACTCAAGGACGGGTACGGATCTGACACCACCCGCACCGTGCACGTCGGCGAACCGACCGACCTGGAACGAAGCGTCTTCGAGATCGTGCGTGAGGCGCAGCAGGCCGGGTTCGAGGCGGTCCGTCCCGGGGTGGGTTGCCAGGAGATCGACCGCGCTGCCCGCAAGGTCATCACTGACGCCGGCTATGGCGAGTACTTCATCCACCGCACCGGGCACGGCATCGGCCTCACCACCCACGAACCGCCCTACATGGTCGAGGGTGAGGAGCGGGAGACCCAGCCCGGGATGTGCTTCTCGATCGAGCCGGGCATCTACCTGCCTGGTCGCTTCGGCGTCCGCATCGAGGACATCGTCACCGTCACTGAGACCGGCGGGCGTCGGCTGAACAACACCAGCCACGAGCTGCACATCGTCTCGTGA
- a CDS encoding Uncharacterized membrane protein YjjP, DUF1212 family: MFDPDPGETPDATAEPATPAHSAAAQRALLYRFVLEIGRALSLSGTAVSETQERLIRIAQANGVNDAQVVVLPTTLMVSLGRARQATVEVIPQRTGALRLDQISALYEILKRAETGKVTPEEGLQQLHTVVDMKPRFGIPVTILGHALMTVALCLLLKPTSSDVVASAIFGLLIGALAILSRGRRTLSVLVPIGAAMIVSALTFLAIKHGIAELGLPVLIAPLVTFLPGAALTTATVELASGEMIAGSSRLVFGGLQLLLLAFGIVAGSEVAGPVAANALNDVHRDMLGWWAPWVGVIVFGIAAAVYFSAPRGATRWLLLVLIVAWCGQLIGDHLIGASASGFCGALAMTPVALAVARFPGGPPSQVTFLPAFWMLVPGALGLIGATEVLSNASNSTTDALIQPVVSIVAIALGVLCGVSIYGVGATGAARVPDLQHAIVQTSWRRARPARSRETHGSSRGGRDPKGPGSPGSTTRR, translated from the coding sequence ATGTTCGACCCCGACCCCGGCGAGACGCCCGACGCCACCGCTGAGCCGGCCACCCCGGCGCACTCCGCTGCCGCCCAGCGGGCGCTGCTGTACCGATTCGTGCTGGAGATCGGCCGCGCGCTGAGCCTCTCCGGCACGGCGGTGAGTGAGACCCAGGAGCGCCTGATACGCATAGCCCAGGCGAACGGCGTCAACGACGCGCAGGTCGTCGTGCTGCCGACGACGCTGATGGTCTCGCTCGGGCGCGCGCGGCAGGCGACGGTCGAGGTGATCCCGCAGCGCACCGGCGCTCTGCGGTTGGATCAGATCTCCGCGCTCTACGAGATCCTCAAGCGGGCCGAGACGGGGAAGGTCACGCCGGAGGAGGGTCTGCAGCAACTGCACACGGTCGTGGATATGAAACCGCGCTTCGGTATCCCCGTCACCATCCTCGGCCACGCCTTGATGACGGTGGCCCTCTGCCTGCTGCTCAAACCCACCTCCTCAGACGTGGTGGCCAGCGCGATCTTCGGCCTCCTGATCGGGGCGCTGGCGATACTCTCCCGCGGACGCCGGACGCTCTCGGTCCTCGTCCCCATCGGGGCGGCCATGATCGTCTCGGCGCTGACCTTTCTGGCCATAAAACACGGCATCGCCGAACTCGGCCTGCCGGTGCTGATCGCACCGCTGGTGACGTTCCTCCCCGGAGCCGCCCTTACCACCGCCACCGTCGAACTCGCCTCGGGCGAGATGATCGCCGGCTCCAGCCGGCTGGTCTTCGGTGGTCTGCAGTTGCTGCTGCTGGCCTTCGGGATCGTCGCCGGATCGGAGGTGGCGGGTCCGGTCGCCGCCAATGCGCTCAACGACGTTCATCGGGACATGCTCGGCTGGTGGGCGCCGTGGGTCGGGGTGATCGTCTTCGGGATCGCGGCGGCGGTGTACTTCTCCGCCCCCCGCGGGGCCACCCGCTGGCTGCTGCTGGTGCTGATCGTGGCCTGGTGCGGGCAGCTCATCGGCGACCATCTCATCGGCGCGAGCGCGAGCGGGTTCTGCGGCGCGCTGGCGATGACGCCGGTCGCGCTGGCCGTCGCCCGCTTCCCCGGCGGCCCGCCTTCGCAGGTGACGTTCCTGCCCGCGTTCTGGATGCTCGTCCCCGGGGCGCTTGGATTGATCGGCGCCACCGAGGTCCTCAGCAATGCCTCGAACTCCACGACGGATGCGTTGATCCAGCCGGTCGTGTCGATCGTCGCGATCGCGCTGGGCGTCCTCTGCGGCGTCTCGATCTACGGAGTGGGCGCCACCGGTGCGGCGCGCGTCCCGGACCTGCAGCATGCGATCGTTCAGACGTCGTGGCGGCGGGCGCGACCAGCCCGATCGCGTGAGACGCACGGCTCGTCGCGTGGAGGGCGGGACCCCAAGGGGCCGGGCAGCCCGGGTAGCACTACGCGACGATGA
- a CDS encoding Uncharacterized membrane protein, with the protein MTTDQPGSDDAPVDSPRLAVADAEAERDAVDGDAATENATAEESPDVAAKPSRFRPLITYTLPGCWFALIFACLSFTPSLLPRGGFIQGLVVGINAAIGYGLGVVAAWIWRAFADRDTRPTRRGAWRTFFVAGTIAFGVMFGLGQYWQHEIRDLMGVTDFSIPLVIASPFVAAITFALLVLVGRGIRRMYRFAARVLRRWIGPRAAAAVGWILAAGVTYLIISGVLLDGLVGLANDTFSVKDGTTDKGVNQPTTSLRSGGPGSLVPWDSLGRQGRKFTGLGPSAAEISALTHEPAQEPIRIYAGLQSAQDAESRATLAVQDLERAGGFQRKNLLVVTTTGSGWVDPAMVDSLEYLTGGDTATVAIQYSYLPSWISYLVDQSKAREAGRSLFDAVYEEWSKLPQNARPRLLVAGESLGSFGGETAFSGEYDLRNRTNGTLFAGPPNFNTLFREFTDNRDAGSPEVQPVYKNGRTVRFTNDPSGAIPPYGQPWDGTRVLYLMHPSDPIVWWSPKLILHKPDWTSQEPGSDVLSGIVWMPFITFWQVTADLPFATGVPAGHGHKYTAEYVDGWNAVLQPAGVTPAEITQLKDVIAGGS; encoded by the coding sequence ATGACTACCGATCAGCCCGGCAGCGATGACGCCCCTGTCGACTCGCCGCGCTTGGCGGTCGCTGACGCGGAGGCCGAACGGGACGCCGTCGACGGCGACGCAGCTACGGAGAACGCGACTGCGGAAGAGTCGCCTGACGTGGCCGCCAAGCCCAGCCGCTTCCGTCCGCTGATCACCTACACCCTGCCCGGCTGCTGGTTCGCGCTGATCTTCGCCTGCCTCTCCTTCACCCCGTCGCTGCTGCCGCGGGGCGGGTTCATCCAGGGGCTCGTCGTCGGCATCAACGCGGCCATCGGCTACGGGCTGGGCGTGGTCGCCGCCTGGATCTGGCGGGCCTTCGCCGACCGCGACACCCGCCCGACCCGCCGCGGAGCCTGGCGCACGTTCTTCGTCGCCGGCACGATCGCCTTCGGCGTCATGTTCGGGCTGGGCCAGTACTGGCAGCACGAGATCAGAGACTTGATGGGCGTCACCGACTTCAGCATCCCGCTGGTGATCGCCTCGCCGTTCGTCGCGGCGATCACCTTCGCATTGCTGGTGCTCGTCGGACGCGGGATCCGGCGCATGTACCGCTTCGCGGCGCGGGTGCTCCGGCGCTGGATCGGACCCCGGGCCGCCGCTGCGGTGGGCTGGATCCTGGCCGCCGGCGTCACCTACCTCATCATCAGCGGAGTCCTCCTCGACGGGCTCGTTGGACTCGCCAATGACACCTTCTCGGTGAAGGACGGCACCACCGACAAGGGGGTGAACCAGCCCACCACGAGTCTGCGTTCGGGGGGCCCGGGTTCGCTGGTTCCCTGGGATTCCCTCGGGCGACAAGGGCGAAAGTTCACCGGTCTGGGGCCGTCGGCGGCTGAGATCTCAGCGCTGACCCACGAACCGGCGCAGGAGCCAATCCGCATCTACGCCGGGCTGCAGTCGGCCCAGGATGCCGAATCCCGGGCCACCCTCGCCGTGCAGGACCTCGAGCGGGCCGGCGGCTTCCAGCGCAAGAACCTGCTCGTCGTGACGACGACCGGCAGCGGCTGGGTCGACCCGGCGATGGTCGACTCGCTCGAGTACCTCACCGGGGGCGACACGGCGACCGTCGCCATCCAGTACTCCTATCTCCCGTCCTGGATCTCCTATCTGGTCGACCAGTCGAAGGCCCGCGAGGCCGGTCGCAGCCTCTTCGACGCCGTCTACGAGGAGTGGTCCAAGCTCCCGCAGAACGCCCGACCCCGTCTGCTCGTCGCCGGGGAGAGTCTCGGATCCTTCGGCGGTGAGACCGCCTTCAGCGGCGAGTACGACCTGCGCAACCGAACGAACGGCACCCTCTTCGCCGGACCACCCAACTTCAACACGCTGTTCCGTGAGTTCACCGACAACCGCGACGCCGGCAGTCCTGAGGTCCAGCCGGTGTACAAGAACGGGCGGACGGTGCGCTTCACCAACGATCCTAGCGGGGCGATCCCTCCCTACGGCCAGCCCTGGGACGGCACCCGGGTCCTCTACCTGATGCACCCATCCGACCCGATCGTCTGGTGGAGCCCGAAGCTCATCCTGCACAAACCGGATTGGACGAGTCAGGAACCGGGCAGCGACGTGCTCAGCGGGATCGTCTGGATGCCCTTCATCACCTTCTGGCAGGTCACCGCCGACTTGCCCTTCGCCACCGGGGTGCCGGCCGGCCACGGCCACAAGTACACCGCCGAATACGTGGACGGCTGGAACGCGGTCCTCCAGCCGGCCGGGGTGACCCCCGCCGAGATCACCCAGTTGAAGGACGTGATCGCCGGCGGCAGCTGA